A segment of the Eleutherodactylus coqui strain aEleCoq1 chromosome 6, aEleCoq1.hap1, whole genome shotgun sequence genome:
CCCCTCCACAGTGTAATGTTTGTCCTGTACAatagtattgtcagtgtcttcatttgatgtgtattgcacctcttcagcactgaaagggttaacgtctgggttatttCTGAGAAATGTATTATGTTGTATATTATGTAACCTTGTGATATAAATATGTTTGCAAGGTGGatgcaaggaagagtagagagttGATAGGGTCAGCAAGAGGAGTTAGCAAAAGTCTGTCTGCTtctagtcagtgagtgagccgcaCAGACATCcctcaatgtgtgtgtgtgtgaagaatgGAGCAAGCTGAGCGGTTCCCAACCGCTTGGTCTAGGACTATGCTGCCTgggatgtgccagtgctaccacaAGGCACTAAGTGAAGAAGGAATCGTTGCTTGGCGAAGGAAGGCACAGGAAGCGCGAGTGTGTACcaatagagagttggagagagtagCTGGGAGCAGGATCACATAGATAACTGCAACTGTGGATCGTCCAGATTGCTCCACATGACAATCTCTTGTTGCACATGTGCCAAAATCTACTGTTGAACCATTATCatgttacagtaaacggacattaccgaccgttcccggtttgtccaaAAAGTTATCGATGTGTGTGGGCTGTTATTTCCTATGAGTTTCACCTCAAAGGGCGGAagggtggcgtcacaagtgacaagaagATTCAAGGTAACTGCTAGTTGCCCCTTCCCTGTGATCTCCTCCAGTAGTAActtggtacagctgtgtgttattagttgcaTTCCATAGGGGCACTGGCATACCGTCAGGGGTCGCAATGGTGACCCGGCCCCTGCACTGAGGGGGCCAAGAGGCTGCCCTCCACCATATACAAATGCAGGTAGAGTGCATTACTAGCTGGTCTCACTGCCAGCCACATGATTGCTGTTGTGCGGATGACAGAGTGAGCCGGAGAGCAGCAAAGAAGAGGAGGGAGGAGAGGAAtaggcaggcagacacacacaTGGCACTCGAGGAAGCTGCTGCTGATGTCATCTCCCTCTGCAGCGTTTCCATGCCTGCTGGTCCCCTCACATAGGGAAGTGGTTCGGGGTatgtatttatctgtctatctcacatctatcgcTTTCTCAGATCTatatatgttctatctatctagctatatcTTTCTCTTACCTAtatatgttatatctatctatcatctatcgctTATCTATGTCTCTCatcatctatcttatatctatctgttcctcatatctatgtatgttaTATCGATCTGTCATCTCtcattatctatccatctatcatctatcccatatctatctatcatctatctcatatctatatatctgtcatctatttatctcattatctatctttctcatatctatatatgatATATCCATTAATCTgtaattatctcatatctatgttagATCTATGttttatctatcttatctatcaccagtctcatatctgtctatcattttctcatatctatatatgctCATTCAATATCTATTTCATTATctaccatctatctcatatctatcaacctTCCTATCTTATTatctatgttatatatatatatctttcttatatctatatatatgttacatctatctcatatctatttcatatctatctcattatctctttctcatatctatccatctgtttCTCAGATATAACATATAGATATAAAAAAGCTATAgatatatctacctatctatgtcTGTCTTACTCCTATCTATATAGGTTATATCTATCTGTTATATCCATCTTCATATCTATCGCTGgtttaagttatacatctccctgtatatacttgcacattttacacacaattaaaaaacgcatcaaaaacacatgcagtttttaaggcctcatgtccaagcggaaaagaagaattaaaatccgcagcggatcacccgcacgcggagccgcaccccatagggatgcattgaccacccgcgggtagataaatacccgcggatggtcaataaaagtgaataaaaaaaaaaaaaatatggagcatgaaaaaaaaaaaaatgctccattttcgtgcgggtctcccgcaggcttctatggaagccgctcggatccgcgggagacctaaaatatgaataaacttacctgcagcggaccgtgcagatcttcccttcttcgcggccggatcctctttcttcggcctggcggatgtgcccgaagaaagaagatctggctgcgaagaagggaagatctgcacAGTCcgctggagaatccgtagcgggcctgattttccccgtggacatgaggcccaatagtgtatgcagtttcttaataaCGCACGTGGTCTTTTATTACctcctgcagttttttttaatgcatttttctaATACATgctttcagaaaacacagctcaaaatcgtggcattttttgattgcatggtacagcgtttgacagtgctttttaataCACCCAATCATTGCCTTGGGTGAGGaggtgtgtaaaaaaacaaaaacaaacatgaaaacgcaaaaacagaacagacagctcttgaaaaaTCACGGTGTTCGAGCGCAGGTATAATTAACCCCATTAAAACGAATGGGACCGTTGTACCAGGGTTAGTACGGCACCATGGCCGCCAtgtacaccaaggggctagatcacaTATAGAAAATTGTTTTGCAGCTCTATGCAGCACAATCTAGGTATGGACGTGGAGGTCTGGGTTgggggcccctgagcccttaggtacgcccctccatttgggggggggggggggggtcacttactttcctcctgcacggTGGATATTGGGCAGTACATCTGTAGTGGCAAAAGTCTGTCTGCTTGTAGTCAGTGAGTTAGGGTCACATACTTTCCTCCTGCAAGTTATTTCCAAGTTTCACCGCTTAGGATGGACCAGCAGTATCACGAGTAACAAGAAGATTCAAGGTAACTGCTACCTGCCTTTCGCTTGTGACCTCCcccagggaaaggggggggggcacttaacCCTTTAGTTAAAGTTTTTTAAAGGGAGGCGGAAAAAacatcataacttctttatttatccaattgacgtggctgtatgagggcttactttttgcaggccaagttgtattttttaatggtgctattgaTTGTactttataatgtactgaaaaactttccaaaaattctaagtggagagaaatggaaaaagaaatgacattccaccatctttcgatgCGTCTTGTTTCCCCTGCgcacaaaatgcaacaaaaatgacctgataactttattctaggggGTCAGTATGAGTACTATGATACcaatacttgtattttttttttctaagatatttaatttttaaaaactcttttCTCTCTCCCCTTTCTGTTCACAATAACCATTTTATTTTACCATCGACAGTTGTGAAAGGGCTCATTTttggcgggatgtcctgtagtttccgttagtaccaattcggaatacatacacctttttgatggctttttgttgcattttttctgggagacagggtgactgaaagtgcatttctggcggtttttgttttttttcccttcggaCGTCGTGCACCATGCGGGtcaaataatgcattaattttgatagatcggacttttacggacacagcgataccatacatggatttttgctttattatttagattcattTATTGCAAAAATggcaagagttttttttttaacttattgattatttaaagaaaaaaataaaaataaaactttgtttttatttttacactttcttttagtccccagaggggacaacagccTGCGATgtcttgatcactcctgcagtatgatgtaatgccatagcattacatcatactgcattctgacaggcagcctaccaagccaccccatggggacggcttgatgggcagtctacCAAGACATCCATGGGGCCCCTTTCAGAAAGCGcctgactgccatgacacctgcacagctcccgcGATTTCACcgtgggagggagggaggagtTATAGAACCCCCGAACATcggtcaggggatttaaatgcagctATCAGAGTTGACGGCAGCATTTAAAAGGATTAATAGCCGCAATCacccgattgcagctattgcccgcgggtgtcagctataaacagctgatgcccgcactgtatggagggaaatagcggcgctatctcccgccatacacgtcctgcaaaggcaggacgtaaaaaaattatggggctgtcactaaggggttaaaaacagcatgtatgcaagtacttggataaaaatgaagtaattaaccagagccagcatgagtttgtaacaagtcatgccagacaaatctaatttccatttaggacagaatcaccaactgggctgatcagggaaatgcagtagatatagtatatcctgactttaggaaagcatttgacaaagtatctcatactatatgaaaaaatgaccaaatataggattgacaaggcaactgttaggtgaattcacaactggctgagtgatcgtactcaaagagcggtcataaatggctgcacatccaagtggaagaatgtatcaagtgaggtaccccaaggctctgtccgaggcccagtgttggtcaacatttttataaatgatctggatgagggaattgatgggaaactgatcaaatttgcagatgacacacagctaggagggatagctaacactagggaggagagagaatatttaaaaagatctagaagagCTTCAagagtgggcagcaactaacagaatggtgtttaacaaggagaaatacaaagtcctacatctgggcaagaaaaatttaaaaaaaaagcacatacagaatgagaggaattgggctaagcagcacatgtgaaaaagacttgggtatactaatagatcatatactgaacatgagtcaacaatgtgatgcagcagccaaaaaggcaaacacaattctgggatgtattaagagaagcatagagtctagatcacatgaggtcattattcccctctactcttctttattCAGACATCTGgaatacatagacaaactggagcaagttcaaagaagagttgccaagatggtgagcggtctgcaaatcatgtcctatgaggaacggttaaaggatctgggaatgtttagtttgtgaGAAAGGcggctgggaggagacttaatagctgtttacaaatatctgaagagttgtcacggggggggggggggggtctggaccagatgaccctggagctccTTTCCAACGCTACAAATTCTATGAGTATTAGCACTGGGGTCGCTATGGTACTGAGGCTACTattgggggtcagcattactggGGTCgctaagggggacactattagtactgggggccaCTACTAACACAGTGTGACCGTAGCCCAAAGGCCCAAGCGCAGGGATTAGAAAATCAGCATTGTTGTGCCTTTTGCGGATGCCCAGcgactctcttcccccccccattACAGGATAAGACATGGTATTCCATGCAGCATTCCACAAACAGATTGCATGCAGTGACGGCGCTAAATCCGAGCAAGGATCCGTCCCAGTTTTTAATTCCGGATTTATGGTTGTTCTGAAAGGTGGAATTCGCACAGAGATATCCTACAGGGCAGTTCAATGGAGAAATaattcagattttggtgcagatttcccacCACATGTGAACCGACCCCAAtgtctcatgtccacaggtgggtgGGATTTCGTCAGCAGGAATGCGCGGCGGAATCCCACCTTGTCCGCGGCAAGCGCACATTACTTACTGGTCCGGATCCTCTGGGTAACTGTGCGGGTCTTCCGTCTTCTCCTCCGTGGATGTGGGCAGGCCCGCTGGCTGACGCGCAGCTGCACGTGCgcagtggagaattttttaaaatttctgtgCAAGTCGCAGCTTTAATTAAAGCTGCAGGCGCACgtcttcctatgggcggcttgaactgcggatcatccgcgttTCAAACCTGGCTGTGGACATAAGCTTTAAAGATCTCCTTCATGCAGCATCCTGGTCTTCGGGCCAGCATCGCACTCAGAGGTGCTTTAGGACCACCTCACTGGTTGAGCTGGTACAAGGCATCACTTCCAGAAATACTGGGGCCTTCCTTCAGGTTCCCAACAATTATGGCCATGGTAACCATCCCCTGGAACTCAAGAAAATGCCCCCCTCTGGGCTGCAGCATGTAGACAGTTTCTTGGACCATGCTGTTTCTTGTGTGCCTGCTATTGAGTGGGATCttggggaaagagggggggggggggggggtactacaGGAAGGGAGCCACGGTATAAAGTGTGGGGCTGGTGCCAGTTCCTACACGGTTTTCTCAGCAACTCCCATGGAGTATACTCTATACTCACGCCCCGCTTATACCTCTTCATGGCATACTGCAGCCTCTGGTGTGGTTGAAGCCTAACTTTAGCATACATGAGTTCTCCACAAGACCCTTGTTCATGTCCAACTGCTGAAGATGGTCTTCAGATGGTcttctccattttcctgttctGCAAGCCACTGTCAGGTGGACATGTAGGAGTCTGCCCTAACTTACTTGTCCATACTTCTCATAGTGTATTGCAGGGAGGCAGTAGCTGCAGACATTCTAGGCCCATAGTTACTAAACCCTCTATAAATTCTCCCCCGGACAGGCTGGGTACCGTATGGCGTAGGCCTGCCGGGTCTGTCATTGCACTACACAGACCACAACCAAGGTACACAACCATATGTACTTTATTACATCATTCATATGTCCTCTGTCAGCTATTACAGAGGACCCCCAGACAGAAGGCAAGGCTCACCCTGTACACCAGGCTCCATGCCCCTAGAAAACTGGGACTAAACACTGATGACGCAGGGACTGCATCCTAGGAGCCCCAGAAGAAATTCAGTGATGAGAAAGAGTCCTCCCTCAGGTATCCTCCATCAGTGGGCACAGTTTGTCAAGTCAAGCAGCTAtggacattggggggggggggggggattgggtaCTACATACAGTCCTGGGTCTCACTTCTGCCTCTTGTAGATCTTGCGGGCCAGGCCTAGGAAGATCTCTTTGGACAGGCCATTTGCAAGCTGGGAAGTGAGGGTCTGCAGTCTCTGGTAACTCTTCTCCTCGTAGCGGCTGTAGACCGCAGGCAGTTCAAGGGTATCGTACAACTGCTTCACCCGTTGCACCTTCTCTGCGTCGTCTTGCCCGTAGTTCTCCTGTTAACCACAGCAAGGGTTAATGAAGTTGATTGGGGATGGGAAGTATAGCTAAATCCCAGGGTGGTGAAGACCAAGTATAGTATGTAGAGTGGCACTGGCACGTATCATGCTGGACCAGTAGGGGGTGATGTACACAGGGCTGTTTGTGGCCCATCTATACCTGGAGGATCTGCCGCTGCTCAGGGTTCACTCTCTTCAGTGCCTCCACCACCAGCCAGCTGCACTTGTTATCCTGGATGTCAGTCCCGATCTTGCCAGTGACACTGGGGTCCCCGTAGCAGTCCAGGTAATCATCCTGTCCAGACACAGGTTACATTACTCCATCTCCCCGATGGGGGTTCACAGGCATgcgccgccgcccccccccctcctctctctctgacATCAGTGGCAATGTCCCACCTCACCTGgatctggaaaaactcgcccatCTCCATGAGGATGGATTTGGCGTTCCGGTGATCATCCTCTCCGTCTATTCCAGCCTGGAAGGAAAGAAGATGGGGAGCATGAGGCCAGACAGCAGCCCCTCACCCACCGGGCAGTGAGCCTCCCGATACTCACCATATACATGGCGGCAGCCACCGGCATGTAGAATGAGCAGAAGGCAGTCTTGTACTTTGCGATGGACTTGTATCTAAAAAGAGGTCAGGAATGAGACATTTATATCTGCAGCAGCGGCCAGTAGGGGGGAACCACTCACCTGCCTTAGTGGTGTTGGGGGAAAGAGAACCACTCACCTGCCCTCAGTGTAGTGCTCCAAGTCCACCTTCCCTTCTGCAGCTGTGATGAGATCAAGCGCTTGCCCCAGCTCTGTCTGGTAGGAAGTCTGCAAAGCACCAGAAACAGTGACTACCAGACACCACACCAACACCGCAGCACAACCTGCCAGACCCCAAACCAACACAGTGAGACCtactacgcccccccccccccaaaagagaACCTAGCACCACACTCTGCACCAGCAGCAAAACCTACTTCAATGCACTGCACCCAACCCTCCGAAACACTAAATTGTACTGCTATACACCACCTCAATGGAACTTACTGCCATGGACAGCAACCCTCATTTATAGGCTCTTCCTGGTGTCACCTACCAATTAGTACCCCTTCAACTGTGGTGGTAGGTTCACCATGTAACAGATAGTACACCTTTTAGACTGCCGCTCCCATCATATGGGGAACTTACCACCTGAGACTGACCTCCTCCCCCTGTAAGTTATATACCATGAAAACAGGGTAGGACATAGGGAGCACTTAACCCTCATCACCTCCAAGAAAAGCTCCAGCAGCTGAAGGTAGTATGGCTGCTGGCGGCAGTACTTCCGCAGGACCCGGTAGACACAGGCTTCTAGCATGAGGGAGTCATTGATGGCATCCAGCCCAATGCCCTCCTGTAAGAGAAGACTTGAGCAATGAGATTtcttctcccctcccccacccacccTTCTTCTGTATGAGGACTTACCTTCTTGTACCAGCATGGCTGCCCACGGCGAGTCACAGAATTATCCATGATGTCATCAGCAACCAGGAAGAAAGCTTGGAGCTATGAGAGAAGAGGCCATAATGGGTGGTAAGATCTGCAGGTCATTAGACCGGCAGTACTCTGCACACTCACCAGCTCCACACACCAGCCCACCGCCAGTGCCCTTTGGATATTCTCATCCTTCTGCAGCTCCGGCCTCACCAGCTCCAGGAAGGAGGCCAGCACAGTCATCCCTCGATTACACTTCCCCCCGCTAACAGTATACTCCAGCACCTGTATGATAGAGTTACATAAGACACCACCCAATACAACAGCGGCATACTGGCCCCCAGATCCAGCCTTACCCGTTTCAAGCGCAAAATGGCATCACCAATTTCAGGATGCCCCAAATCCTCAACTGTTAGATCCTGCACAATCTGAtcaaagaagctgcagaactccCGGCGCTCGTCCGACCCAACGGTACCCTTCACCGAGCTCATTGTAAAGACCTGTGGGGGAACCAAATGTTAGCTGACAAGGTGAAGATCCTTCAGTGCACCACCCACCCGGAGCTGGCCCTCCACTGCACTACCAACCAACTAGGGTGGAACTACACCCCCCATAATATCTCCACCCTTCTACATGAGACTCCTCTGCATCTACACCATCACACACACAAAATTAAAACACCAAGAAGTAGTCGTGGAATTACGGAAATCGCAGGATAGATAAACATGTTAATGTTCAATAAAACTAAGAATATTTTCAGAACATTCATATATTCAGCATGGAGTATGAGCGCCGGGCACAGAAATAGCCACCTTGGCATGCCATCAATAAGGTTATTAAGGATTGTCTGAGGAATGTTCTGCCATGCTAAATGCACTTGGGCACAGCTGGCGGCTCCCTGTGCAATTATCGACCAATGATGTTGCAGAGGTCTCCCAGTGAGCACAAGTGTTGAGATACAGTGGGTGATGGCAGCATGTTTAGGGCACGCATCCTGCTCCCAGCTGCACGAGCAACATCTGGCCTGGCATTCTGTTGAAAAACAGTTCCTAGGACACTTTGGAGAAGTGGCGCTACTATTGGCCCCTGACCAAATCAATATAAAGCCAAGCTGTTCTTCCTGAAATGAAGAGTAGAGAGATCAGGTCATTGTACATTATGCCACCCCACATTATAATCCCAGGAGTAGGCCCAGTGTGACATCCTCGTGTGAAGGCCTCTTCGTGGCACTACC
Coding sequences within it:
- the LOC136633289 gene encoding farnesyl pyrophosphate synthase-like isoform X3; the protein is MSSVKGTVGSDERREFCSFFDQIVQDLTVEDLGHPEIGDAILRLKRVLEYTVSGGKCNRGMTVLASFLELVRPELQKDENIQRALAVGWCVELLQAFFLVADDIMDNSVTRRGQPCWYKKEGIGLDAINDSLMLEACVYRVLRKYCRQQPYYLQLLELFLETSYQTELGQALDLITAAEGKVDLEHYTEGRYKSIAKYKTAFCSFYMPVAAAMYMAGIDGEDDHRNAKSILMEMGEFFQIQDDYLDCYGDPSVTGKIGTDIQDNKCSWLVVEALKRVNPEQRQILQENYGQDDAEKVQRVKQLYDTLELPAVYSRYEEKSYQRLQTLTSQLANGLSKEIFLGLARKIYKRQK
- the LOC136633289 gene encoding farnesyl pyrophosphate synthase-like isoform X2; translated protein: MWLRVLLTGRVWRRPLKGACASPPVWHRCCGGALWWRPGPAVLGVFTMSSVKGTVGSDERREFCSFFDQIVQDLTVEDLGHPEIGDAILRLKRVLEYTVSGGKCNRGMTVLASFLELVRPELQKDENIQRALAVGWCVELLQAFFLVADDIMDNSVTRRGQPCWYKKEGIGLDAINDSLMLEACVYRVLRKYCRQQPYYLQLLELFLETSYQTELGQALDLITAAEGKVDLEHYTEGRYKSIAKYKTAFCSFYMPVAAAMYMAGIDGEDDHRNAKSILMEMGEFFQIQDDYLDCYGDPSVTGKIGTDIQDNKCSWLVVEALKRVNPEQRQILQENYGQDDAEKVQRVKQLYDTLELPAVYSRYEEKSYQRLQTLTSQLANGLSKEIFLGLARKIYKRQK
- the LOC136633289 gene encoding farnesyl pyrophosphate synthase-like isoform X1, whose protein sequence is MARLSTETRHEVVILHQQGLSQAKISKQTGVSRCAVQALLKKHKETGNVEDRRRSGRPRKLSAADEIHIMFTSLQNRKMSSSAISSEVAETSGTQVHPSTVRRSLARSGLHGRIMSKKPYLQHGNKAKRFNYVFTMSSVKGTVGSDERREFCSFFDQIVQDLTVEDLGHPEIGDAILRLKRVLEYTVSGGKCNRGMTVLASFLELVRPELQKDENIQRALAVGWCVELLQAFFLVADDIMDNSVTRRGQPCWYKKEGIGLDAINDSLMLEACVYRVLRKYCRQQPYYLQLLELFLETSYQTELGQALDLITAAEGKVDLEHYTEGRYKSIAKYKTAFCSFYMPVAAAMYMAGIDGEDDHRNAKSILMEMGEFFQIQDDYLDCYGDPSVTGKIGTDIQDNKCSWLVVEALKRVNPEQRQILQENYGQDDAEKVQRVKQLYDTLELPAVYSRYEEKSYQRLQTLTSQLANGLSKEIFLGLARKIYKRQK